The Triticum urartu cultivar G1812 unplaced genomic scaffold, Tu2.1 TuUngrouped_contig_7002, whole genome shotgun sequence sequence ACCCCGTCCCCATCTCCCTCACCACCGCCACCTGCGTCCCGAACATGGTCCTGCTGCTAGCTCGCTCCTTCCCTCGCTCAAAGTCTCCGCAGAGAGAAAGAATGGCGTTGGCCTGTAGACGCGGACCCGACCGTAGATGGGGAGTTCCATGGAAGAAGATAAGACCTTACATattggtcccacatgtcataACAGTCAATATAACGGTCAATCTAGCGGAGTTGACTACTCTGCCACGTCAGCGCTTATGAGTGGGCCCAACCTGTCATAAACAGGTTTAAACTGGCCGAATCGGGCACTTTCCACACATGGTAGTTTTTAGTCAAAGATTAGTCAAAAAATAGTAGTTTTCGGCACAAATTTATAAAGGGGTAGTTTATAGGCATGATTGGACGAATTGTgatagttttttgttaaatactctcaAATTATATACTGGCATTAAATTGTTTCCTTAAAAACAAGAGATCTTCTCATTCCAAAGAAGGGCTGTAGTACAGGGTGTGTCTCAAAAATACATGGTAGTGCAGCTGCATACAAACTGTATGAAGAAAATGGGCCTCAAGGTCCAAAACACCTCTAATCTGGGTCCCTCGGTCTTTGAATCAGTTGGTTAAAAAACCAAGAGATCTTTTGGGGTTTGCAGTAGTGTTGTTTACTAGAGGTAGCCATATTTCTTTCGAAATTATAAGTGTTAGCAAAATAAAATGGAACATAACTGAAACTGTTTCGTTATAGTATTGTCACGTCTACTTGACCTTTCATGGGAATGTGATGTAACCATCCCGCAGTCTGAGATTAATATAGACGTTGTGCAGAGAAGATTTATGCTTACCGGTAAATGCGCTTATGGTTACATTTCTTTATGGCCGCAAAGTTCAAGTAGTAGTATACATACTCTGGTCACACTATAATCATCCAATGCAATGTGATAATTCCAGCTAAATTTCTTCATCTATAAATCTGGTTATGTTACTTCACTTTATGCAATTAAGTCTTGAATTACTAGATCTTAGGCAAATGACTTATTTCAGCAAGTGTTGATTTGAATTTTTGAATATGTTAAAATATAGATGAATCTTTGCAAATCCAACAAAGGGGTGGTAATATCTGCAGCATGAAGTTTCTCCAGCTGATTGGGCGTTCTTCTGCATGGTTGCGGCATGATCTGTGCACATGTATGTAATACTGAAGGTCTTCTGCTATCACCGTTAAGTGCTGTGTTGTTACTTGCATAAATTTGCTTGAGTTTACGAATTATATTCTGTTGTTACTTACATCTTACCAAAAAAAATACTTGCACTTCTTCCTATTTTTCTCTATCATCTGCTTTATGAAAATTGCTACATCAAATTAAGTACATTCTCCTCTCTTTTCCAAGTTTATTCTACTCCGTTCGTCGGAAGTCTGTACAAAGGAGTGAGAGTGACATATATTTGCTTCAGGTTTTGAATTATTTTCTACTTTTGGGCTCGCATGACTATTTTTTTTTTGAAGAGAGGGCTCGCATGACTATTTGATTAATGATTACTGAGGAAATTAGTGGCAAACATTTTGTTGAGTAAGCTCCTTCCTTCGCAATACATGGTAGTTTATTGCAATATGACCTCATGATAGAAACCACTCATATTTGATTTGGTTCTATGCTTGCCAACCGTAATAACTTGAAATATGCTTTTATCATGAACCTAAAGTTTATTGATGATGCTTTGTTTCAGGATGTGCGGAGATGCTGTTTACACTGCATAGTTCAAGGCAGATCGTAGATTACGTGGCTAAGCAGCTCACTTATATTGGCAATTCTTCATTGTTTTATTTAAATTAAAATGGTTTATATTCTGCGGGAGCAGTTACATGCCATATTAATTTCTGAAAAAGATTTTCTAATTTAGTATTGTGCTTGCATGTATTGTTTTGTCTAAAAGGAAAATTAAGAGAGGTTCGTTCAGTAAAAGTATAGTCCCGGCCACCTCTCGCTATTTTACAGAAAATCTGACCAACTTATATACTTTCGCGAGTTGCCTATACAAATAAGCCACTTGGAGAAGACATGCACGATCTGTGCTAGATGGCTACATAGGAGAGAAAGAACCGTTTAATTAAATTGGATTGGGGGCTGCATGAGACAAAGGAAAGAAGATTGTTGGTACTGATATAATAAGGAAATTAGGACATGCACGCCCTGATGGGAATGTAGGTTGCATGAGATGAAGACATACTAAGGTCGAAAGACCCTACGGATGTCGTCGGGTCGGTCTGATGGATTTTTTTATGGACACATTTCAATGTcttttcccgttgcaacgcacgggtatTTATGCTAGTTAATTATAAAAGCTCGTAGGAATATAATATAGATCCGGCGGACTTTGTGGATTTTTATATacagcaaaaaaaaaaaaaagcagcagcagcaaaaGCATTTGAACTGGGCCGCACCCGTGCCGTCCCGTCCCACATGTGTGTGAAGCGCTATGTCTCTAATAAAATAAAAATGCGTGTGAAGCGCTGAGGAGCCCCTTGGCTTTCCTCGCATCCGACGGTGGTACCCCGGGGCGGGGAGGCTTGTCGCCGTTGACGGAGGAGGGGAGCAACAAGCGGTGGTGCTCTGCTGGCCGACTCCGACCCGACGTGAGCGTGCATCCCTCCCATACTCACTCGAGCCACACATCTCCATCTCCCCTGCACGTCTCTCCTCCTCCCACGCCGTGCTCTCGACCGTGCAGGTGCGGCGCCGCGGCAGCTACAATTAGGATTGGTTTGGGGCTTTCTCCTGTGGCGGCGTCCGGGTCTGGCGGTGGTGAGGCCGGCCGCTTTGGCCCTCTCATCGATCTTGGCTGCTTTTCTCAGCTCGTAAATGCACTCTTCCTCTCCTTGCCTACGAGCTGTTTGATGAAATGCTTCTGCCCTTTTATCTCGCACGCTGTACAATCTCCGCCaggtctcttcttcttttttctttctttctttctttcttctgtCGGTGGAGGTTTGTGAGCACTCTTTCAACTCTACTTGCCTACACCTGTACTGTGACAAGATGCATTTCTTTCCAGTTTATTGAATAGATACTTAAGGATAGCATGTTCTTCTATCTGCCACTCAATGTCCTATCACTCATCTAACCATGTGTTTATTTTCTTACAAACCTCCTGCTGTAGCTAGATTTCTTTGTATATCACGTACCAATACTGATTATTGATCTTATTCTTAAATCTTATTTCTTGGTCTTCAACTGCAGGTTGGGTTCAGATTGTTTTTGAGACAGAAACACAACATGCAGTGCTCTAACCTTGGCAGCAAAAATGGTCTAAATTTCATTAACAAGGTTGTGGAATATTTTGCGTATCTTCATTTAAATATCTGGGGTTGACCTGTATGTGTTGCTTATGTGCACACTTTGTTTCATTCCTAAGCAGCACAAGGCGGCGGCGCTGCTTCTTCCCCCAAAACAAAATTTGGAGGAGGGGAAGGAAGAGGCCGGGATGAcgtcgaagaagaagaagcagaagcgCAAGGAGTGCAAGCACGTGAAGATTATGCCGTCATCTCCTTGTGCCTCCGCGGCCAAAACCCCAATCTTGGAGCAGGAGGAGAAGGTGACAAAGAAACGGAAGAGGAGGATGAAGCAGGAGCCATCCGGCAACTTGCTCTTGCCACTTCAGCCTGGCTATGCCTGTAACTCATTCCTTCAGTCCCCCGCACCCGAGATCCTAACGTTGGAAGAGGCGGCGGTGATGATTAGGAAGAAGAATATGCGTAAAGAGCAGAAGGTGGACGCGCTGCCTTTTACCCAGAATCCTACCTTAGAGGAGGAGCAgggggagaagaagaaggagcgcAAGCGTGTGGAGCAGATATTATTATCTCCTTCTACACCTGTTCCTGCTGGAACCCCAATTCAGGAGCAGGAGGTGAACGTGAGAAAGAAACAGAAGAGAAGGATGGAGCAGCAGCCATCAGACAACTCGCAGTTGCCACTACACCCTGGCCATGCCTGTAACCCATTCCTTCAGTCCCCCGCGCCTGAAATCCTAACGTTGGAAGAGGCGGCGGCGATGATGAGGAAGAGGAATATGCGTAAAGAGCAGAAGGTGGATCCTACCTTAGAGGAGGAGCAgggggagaagaagaaggagcgcAAGTGCGTGGAGCAGATATTATTACCTCCTTCTACACCTGTTCCTGCTGGAACCCCAATTCAGGAGGAGGAGGTGAATGTGAGAAAGAAACAGAAGAGAAGGATGGAGCAGCAGCCATCGGACAACTCGCAGTTGCCACTACACCCTGGCCATGCCTGTAACCCATACCTTCAGTCCCCCGCGCCCGAAATCCTAACATTGGAAGAGGCGGCGGCGATGATGAGGAAGGAGCAGGGGGAGCAGATATTGTTATCTCCTTCTTGTGTTGCTGCTGAAACCCCAATTCAAGGGCAGGAGATGAAGGTGATCAAGAAACAGAAGCAGAGGAGGGGGCAGGAATTATCCGGCAAATCACAGGAGCCATCTGGCAATTTGCCATTGCCACTTCACCCCAGCCATGCCTGTAACCCTCTACTAGCTGCCCCACTCCTGAAATCCCCCGCTCCTGAAATCCTAACATTGCAAGAGGCTGCGCCGATGATGAGGAGAAGGAAGATGCCTAAAGAGCAGAAGGTGGATGCGCTGATTTTCCCCCCAAATCCTACCTTAAAAGAGCATTGGGAGGAGGCCATGATAGcgacgaagaagaagagaaagGGCAAGTGCATACAGCAGATATTGTCATCTCCTTCAGCATCTATTGCTGCTGAAACTCCAATTCAGGAGCAGGAGGAGAAGGTGACCAAGAAACAAAAGCAGAGGATGGGGCTGGAAGCATCCAGCAACATGCCGTTGCCACTTCACCCTGGCGATGTCTCCAAGCCCCTACTCCCTGCCCCATTCCTTCAAGCTGCCGCTCCCAAAATCCTAACGTTGAAAGAGGCGGCAGCAATGATGAGAAAAAGGAAGATGCATAAAGAGGAGAAGGTGGATGCACTGCCTTTTGCCCAAAATCCTACCTTAGAGGAGGAGCAGCTGGAGGAGGCCATGATGGTGACGAAAAAGAAAAAGCACAAGCGCGTGGAGCAGATATTGTCACCTCCTTCTTCATCTGTTACTGCAGAAACTCCGATTCAGGAGCAGGAGGTGAAGAAACAGAAGCAGAGGAGAAGGCAGGAACCATCTGGCAAGTCAGACCTGCCATCCGGCAACTCGCCATTGCCACTTCACCCTGGCCATGCCTTTAATCCCCTATTCGCTGTGCCATTCCCTCAGTCACCTGCTCCCGAAATTCTTACGTTgggggaggcggcggtggcggagacAATGAGTAAGAGGAAGATGCGTAAGGAGAAGGTGGCTGCGCTGTCTTTTGCCCGAAATCCTACCTTGGAGGAAGAGCAGGGGGAGGAGGCCATGATTGCGACGACTAAAAAGGAGCGCAAGCGTGTGGAGCAGATATTGTCATCTGCTACATCCATTGCTGCCGAAACCCCAATTCAGGAGCAGGAGGTGAAGGTGACCAAGAAACAGAAGCAGAGGAGGAATCAGGAACCGTCTGGCAAGTCACCATTGCCACTTGACCCTGGCCAGAGTCGCTGTGTTCAATCACAAGGAGCCAAAGCTCCACCAGAACAAGAGGGAGAGAATGATGGCTGCAAGGGGATTAAAAAGAGCAACGGGAGGAAAACCCGTGTACGTGTCCTCAGTAAGCATGAGCTCATCCAGGAGGCAAGGAAGCAGCCTCAGCCACTGCCCGAAGGCTTTGTGCCGTTCAGCGATTTTGTTGCCAGTTGCACGGAGCAGAACCCTGACCATTCATCGCCTTACAGTGCATTTTTCGACCAGTTCCGCTATAACCCCGTCTGCAAAGATCGCAAACCCCCACTTCCCAGAACCCCTGATCGTCTGGCCAGGTTGCCACCTCGGGGTCACTCATCATTTGGGTCATCTCAGCTCGCCGCAAATGAAGCTTCCAGAGCTTCTAGGCCGGACACCATTCTAGCGTCCAAGACAAAGCAGCAAGATTCAGGTTTGGGATCACAAGAGAAAGTTAGTGTAGAAGTAAAGGAAAACCCTGAAAACAAGACGAGGGAGAAGAAGCAAAGGAAACTATCTGGCAAGTCACGATTGCCATTTGACTCCAGCCGGACTTGCTGTGTTCAGCTACAAGGAACCAAAGCTCTACCAGAACAGGACCAAGAAACTGATGCCCCAAAGGTTAACAATATTGAAAAAAGGAACAGCAAGAAGGCCCATGCCTGTGCTCCCAGCAAATGCGAACTCTTCAAGGAGATGACAAAGGAGCAGACGCTGACTGAAGGCTTTTTGGCACCCAAAGATTTGGTTCCCAATTGCACTGAGCAGAGTCCCAATTATTCATCGCCTTCTGGTGCATCCTTTGATCCGTTCTGCTATAGATCTGCCCGGCAAGATCTCAATCCCCAACCTTCTAGAAGCACTGATCATCTATCCAAGCTGCCACCTCGGCATTACCCATCATTTGAGTTGCCTGAGCTCACTATGAGTGAAACCTCCAAGGCTTTCAAGGCTAACAATTCTGTGGAGTCCAAGTCAAAGAAGAAAGATGCAGGTTCAGGCACCTCAGGCTCACAGAAGAAACAAAATGTAAAAGAAAAGACAACCCCTGAGAAGAAGACGAGGATCAGGAAACCACGACCAGTGTTTACCGCTGCTGAGAAGCGCTCAGACAAATACCGACGCGTTCCCTTGGACCAGCTGGTATCACCGCCACGTTCTCCTCATAATCTCTTGCAGGAGAAGTACGCCTCTGACCCGTGGAAGGTTATGCTCATCTGCATGTTCCTCAACTTAACACAGGGTATACAGGTAAGCTCCTAGATTGTTTGATTAATTGTCTTCCCCCGTGAACTTTTGGAATTAAAACCATTGAACTGAATTCCTGCCAACTAATTTGACCGATGAGAGTTCTGATAGCTATGAAAGCAAAATAAACTCGCACGTGTTTCTGTAAAAGTGATGAATAATCTTAGTGATCGTTCTTTGTCCCCACTTATTTCATATATAAAATTAGCCAATCATGCCGTTTGTCGCTATTTGTAAGTCCAGAAAATAACCAAATTGGAATTGTCAGATGGATTTTATAGTTTATATATACAAGGAGAACTGCTGTTTCGTTTTGATGGATCTTTGGAGAACCATATTGCTGCACAGGCAAATTTACCAGTTGCATGTTGTATGTTCCTATGTATTTATCGTGCTTGTCTTGTGTTGTGTAAGTGTAGTGCTGAACTTAGATTAGTATTCCATTTATTTTAAGAAATAGTTCCCTAACCCGTCAATGCCATTTTCAAGTTTAAATACAAGAATCCAATCCCCTCTGTTAACTAATGTAGGTCAAGAGGATATTGGAGGGCTTCTTTGAACGCTATCCTGACCCTTGGTCTGCAATTAACGCTGATCCTGACAAGATGGCGGAGTATCTAGCGCCTCTAGGGTTGCAGCATGTTAGGACACGCAATATCAAGAAATTGTCCAAGCAGTATGTTGGAAATGAATGGACCCATATTACGCAGCTTTGTGGCGTCGGCAAGTGAGTGCTGCCCTCTCAATTCATTTGTTAGATATGGAATATTTGTACAATGATGTTTCTTTTTCAGTCTGATTAGTAACTAGAAGTTATTCTTACTGCAGGTACGCAGCTGATGCTTATGCAATATTTTGTGCGGGTAGGGCGAGGGAGGTGGTACCTGATGATCACAAGTTAGTTGATTACTGGAACTATGTCTGCTTTGAGTTGCCCATGACGCAGGTAGTATTCTCGACACATACATTTTAATGAATTGCTCTGAGCTTACATTTTACAGTTTCATGGCTTTGTGTGATGCTAATCATTAGCTGAAAATGCTCATGAGCTTCTCTGAACTTCTCCATATACGTGCTAGCACTGGCTGCTCCACCTTGCTGTTCATGGTCAAACAACAGTTCAAATCCATGAAATGCACCCAGGGCCTGTCATCCTGTTTTTTGAAGATCTGCAACAATTTTAAAGTAATGTCGTTGAAAACTGTGTTTGTTCTCCATAAATATGTATGCTACGAGGCTGTCAAATAAGTAACTCCATCTGTGAGAACGGTGAGGGCATCTAGCTAGTGGCAGTATCATCTATAGTGGTATGTGAGAGTGTAGCGTTGGTGCCGTAGATTAAGATCGAAACTTCCTGCATGCGCAGAATACAGGATGGAGCTTTTGGGCTTTACTGATCTGGATGTCATAATCTTCACAGGATTTGACAATGCAACCCTATTTAAAGATGATTATTATGTTGTAGGGGGATTGTTTTATTGCGAATTCGTAAAGGTTTCAGCTAGCACTGGTGCGCTGAAGCAATTCCCATAAAACAAAGTAGAATCCAGAAATTGAGTTTCATTCCCTGTTCCTGGATAATCATCGTAGGTAGGATTTTGTGTCTATTTGCATCGGTGCTATAAACAGCATACTCTATGGTCATGTGTgttgcatgctaatttgagtttAGTACGTGAAGCAGTGGTATATGACCCTGGTTCGGCTTTCACAGCCAGCTTCTGCTTTCCCACAGCAGAATCCCAACCAAACGAGTTTCCAGCTTCCCAGAGTCTGCAAATGCAGCGACTTCGGCTTACTGTAATTTTTGCAGCACCCGGAAACCCAGCTTCCATCACAGTGAGGGCAAAGGATTCACGAAAATTACCCACCTGCCGCTCAGTAAGTCATACCGGTTGGATTTCTTTTTCCTACCGAGTGTAGCCATCGGCTCCTCCCCTGAATCGAACTCTAGCACGAAGAGGCTGTACCCTCTGCCCCTCCTCTCGGAGGCCCCTGCTGCACCGCCACCTCCCCGTTCTCACTCGGTGGTAGCTCCCTCCCTCTGATGCCATGCCTCGGTTCTGTTTTTTATGTCTGTAGTTTTCTTTGGATAGCATTTTTTTCAAATTAGGGACCAAAGCTCCcaatttcatttcattcaaaaCAAAACTGACAACACATAAGGTCTGTTTTTTGCGGATCCCTCGATAACAGAAGGTTCAGCGGAAATTAACATACAAAGAGGAGCGCCCAAATCACATTGCGCAAAATTATGGACGACATTGTTACCCCATATGATTGAGATTGTTAGTTTGAATTGTACATCAATGCTATATTGTCGTACTGGACAGTGCAGCATGGTTACTTGACATACATGACTGAAACCTGTTTCTCATTTCCTAGCAGATGGATTAGTTCAGTGCCAGTACATGTTCAGTGAAGTGCAAGGGGAAGCAGATGTGGATGACGCCATGCAGTCCTACTAGATGGGATAATTTTATAGTGTAACTGGGGTTGGTTTTGCGTGGTTCATGTACCTTGGATACTCTTGCTCCTTTAGATTAGTGTTAAGCCTTATTGAGATGATATTACCTGACAAGCACATCTGATGGATGCAGCGAGTTATGTTTGCAGTTGCCATTCGTTAGTTTTCTTTTGTATATATATACTCGCGTCATCAGTTCAAAGCTTGGTACTGATTCATCGCCTTTTGTTATATATTCGTGCCATCGGTTCAAAGGTTGGTACTGATTCATCGCTTTTTGTTATATACGTGTGCCATCAGTTAAAAGGTTGGTACTCGTCTTGGAAGAATGAATCTGCTTTGGTTTTAAATCTCTGTCTTTTCTTTGGGGGGTGAAAACATGTGTACGAAAATTGATTGAACAAACAGTGAGGGCATTTAGCTCATTCTGGCGGTATTGGTCGTTCCTTGGTCCACTTCTCTCAACTACTTTTATTAGAGATCTGAGTTCTTTTCGTAAAGAAAAAACAAATTGTTGCAAGTCAATTTTCTGGGAGAAGGGAGGTGAGGCCGAGCCGAGAGTGAGGCTGGGGATGACGTGGCAACAGCGTCGTCCGTGGAGGGGAGTCTGAGGCTTGACGGTTCATGGTGCGGGGTTGCCGGTGCTGGACCAGTCTGGTGGAAGGAGGTTTAGAAGAGGAGGAAGATACAGGAACCATTAGATTGAAATCGGACGGCTAAGAAAATGACTTAACCCAATTTAAATTCTCCAGGGAACTTATACCTAGAGTAGTAAATAGTGGGTCCCTTATAATGACAGACACATATTATTAGCAGGGAGGGAGTCTCCTGATTTGGAACTGTAATATTTTGGGTTGATCGAATATATGAATCAATCAGAAGAAACAATTACTGGCAAGGGGATCTACAGATTTGGACTGTCATCAATTAGGAATTAATCCATTCTTGCAAGCCGTTTAATCAAGCAAGCGCTGCCCTCTCCACCCCACCACCTTCGTCGGTAAGGTTACAATCATTTCAgtaaattatactccctccgttctaaaataGATGACTCAATTTTATATTAACTTTGTTGGATCATCTATTTTAGAACGGAAGGAGTATACTACTGTAGTTAGCCTAAAAAACCCTTCTTATATTAGAGACGGAGCTAGTATTTGTGTGCATTACCATTGTTTGATTTGATTGATGGTTTGTAGGCTGTACTGGTGAACAAGAACACTGCTGAAAGGACCATGGTGCAGTGTGTCATTGGTAACAATGCACCAATCATTGTTTgtagagagaattc is a genomic window containing:
- the LOC125531391 gene encoding uncharacterized protein LOC125531391 isoform X3, whose protein sequence is MQCSNLGSKNGLNFINKHKAAALLLPPKQNLEEGKEEAGMTSKKKKQKRKECKHVKIMPSSPCASAAKTPILEQEEKVTKKRKRRMKQEPSGNLLLPLQPGYACNSFLQSPAPEILTLEEAAVMIRKKNMRKEQKVDALPFTQNPTLEEEQGEKKKERKRVEQILLSPSTPVPAGTPIQEQEVNVRKKQKRRMEQQPSDNSQLPLHPGHACNPFLQSPAPEILTLEEAAAMMRKRNMRKEQKVDPTLEEEQGEKKKERKCVEQILLPPSTPVPAGTPIQEEEVNVRKKQKRRMEQQPSDNSQLPLHPGHACNPYLQSPAPEILTLEEAAAMMRKEQGEQILLSPSCVAAETPIQGQEMKVIKKQKQRRGQELSGKSQEPSGNLPLPLHPSHACNPLLAAPLLKSPAPEILTLQEAAPMMRRRKMPKEQKVDALIFPPNPTLKEHWEEAMIATKKKRKGKCIQQILSSPSASIAAETPIQEQEEKVTKKQKQRMGLEASSNMPLPLHPGDVSKPLLPAPFLQAAAPKILTLKEAAAMMRKRKMHKEEKVDALPFAQNPTLEEEQLEEAMMVTKKKKHKRVEQILSPPSSSVTAETPIQEQEVKKQKQRRRQEPSGKSDLPSGNSPLPLHPGHAFNPLFAVPFPQSPAPEILTLGEAAVAETMSKRKMRKEKVAALSFARNPTLEEEQGEEAMIATTKKERKRVEQILSSATSIAAETPIQEQEVKVTKKQKQRRNQEPSGKSPLPLDPGQSRCVQSQGAKAPPEQEGENDGCKGIKKSNGRKTRVRVLSKHELIQEARKQPQPLPEGFVPFSDFVASCTEQNPDHSSPYSAFFDQFRYNPVCKDRKPPLPRTPDRLARLPPRGHSSFGSSQLAANEASRASRPDTILASKTKQQDSGLGSQEKVSVEVKENPENKTREKKQRKLSGKSRLPFDSSRTCCVQLQGTKALPEQDQETDAPKVNNIEKRNSKKAHACAPSKCELFKEMTKEQTLTEGFLAPKDLVPNCTEQSPNYSSPSGASFDPFCYRSARQDLNPQPSRSTDHLSKLPPRHYPSFELPELTMSETSKAFKANNSVESKSKKKDAGSGTSGSQKKQNVKEKTTPEKKTRIRKPRPVFTAAEKRSDKYRRVPLDQLVSPPRSPHNLLQEKYASDPWKVMLICMFLNLTQGIQVKRILEGFFERYPDPWSAINADPDKMAEYLAPLGLQHVRTRNIKKLSKQYVGNEWTHITQLCGVGKYAADAYAIFCAGRAREVVPDDHKLVDYWNYVCFELPMTQQMD
- the LOC125531391 gene encoding uncharacterized protein LOC125531391 isoform X1; protein product: MQCSNLGSKNGLNFINKQHKAAALLLPPKQNLEEGKEEAGMTSKKKKQKRKECKHVKIMPSSPCASAAKTPILEQEEKVTKKRKRRMKQEPSGNLLLPLQPGYACNSFLQSPAPEILTLEEAAVMIRKKNMRKEQKVDALPFTQNPTLEEEQGEKKKERKRVEQILLSPSTPVPAGTPIQEQEVNVRKKQKRRMEQQPSDNSQLPLHPGHACNPFLQSPAPEILTLEEAAAMMRKRNMRKEQKVDPTLEEEQGEKKKERKCVEQILLPPSTPVPAGTPIQEEEVNVRKKQKRRMEQQPSDNSQLPLHPGHACNPYLQSPAPEILTLEEAAAMMRKEQGEQILLSPSCVAAETPIQGQEMKVIKKQKQRRGQELSGKSQEPSGNLPLPLHPSHACNPLLAAPLLKSPAPEILTLQEAAPMMRRRKMPKEQKVDALIFPPNPTLKEHWEEAMIATKKKRKGKCIQQILSSPSASIAAETPIQEQEEKVTKKQKQRMGLEASSNMPLPLHPGDVSKPLLPAPFLQAAAPKILTLKEAAAMMRKRKMHKEEKVDALPFAQNPTLEEEQLEEAMMVTKKKKHKRVEQILSPPSSSVTAETPIQEQEVKKQKQRRRQEPSGKSDLPSGNSPLPLHPGHAFNPLFAVPFPQSPAPEILTLGEAAVAETMSKRKMRKEKVAALSFARNPTLEEEQGEEAMIATTKKERKRVEQILSSATSIAAETPIQEQEVKVTKKQKQRRNQEPSGKSPLPLDPGQSRCVQSQGAKAPPEQEGENDGCKGIKKSNGRKTRVRVLSKHELIQEARKQPQPLPEGFVPFSDFVASCTEQNPDHSSPYSAFFDQFRYNPVCKDRKPPLPRTPDRLARLPPRGHSSFGSSQLAANEASRASRPDTILASKTKQQDSGLGSQEKVSVEVKENPENKTREKKQRKLSGKSRLPFDSSRTCCVQLQGTKALPEQDQETDAPKVNNIEKRNSKKAHACAPSKCELFKEMTKEQTLTEGFLAPKDLVPNCTEQSPNYSSPSGASFDPFCYRSARQDLNPQPSRSTDHLSKLPPRHYPSFELPELTMSETSKAFKANNSVESKSKKKDAGSGTSGSQKKQNVKEKTTPEKKTRIRKPRPVFTAAEKRSDKYRRVPLDQLVSPPRSPHNLLQEKYASDPWKVMLICMFLNLTQGIQVKRILEGFFERYPDPWSAINADPDKMAEYLAPLGLQHVRTRNIKKLSKQYVGNEWTHITQLCGVGKYAADAYAIFCAGRAREVVPDDHKLVDYWNYVCFELPMTQQMD
- the LOC125531391 gene encoding uncharacterized protein LOC125531391 isoform X2 — protein: MQCSNLGSKNGLNFINKQHKAAALLLPPKQNLEEGKEEAGMTSKKKKQKRKECKHVKIMPSSPCASAAKTPILEQEEKVTKKRKRRMKQEPSGNLLLPLQPGYACNSFLQSPAPEILTLEEAAVMIRKKNMRKEQKVDALPFTQNPTLEEEQGEKKKERKRVEQILLSPSTPVPAGTPIQEQEVNVRKKQKRRMEQQPSDNSQLPLHPGHACNPFLQSPAPEILTLEEAAAMMRKRNMRKEQKVDPTLEEEQGEKKKERKCVEQILLPPSTPVPAGTPIQEEEVNVRKKQKRRMEQQPSDNSQLPLHPGHACNPYLQSPAPEILTLEEAAAMMRKEQGEQILLSPSCVAAETPIQGQEMKVIKKQKQRRGQELSGKSQEPSGNLPLPLHPSHACNPLLAAPLLKSPAPEILTLQEAAPMMRRRKMPKEQKVDALIFPPNPTLKEHWEEAMIATKKKRKGKCIQQILSSPSASIAAETPIQEQEEKVTKKQKQRMGLEASSNMPLPLHPGDVSKPLLPAPFLQAAAPKILTLKEAAAMMRKRKMHKEEKVDALPFAQNPTLEEEQLEEAMMVTKKKKHKRVEQILSPPSSSVTAETPIQEQEVKKQKQRRRQEPSGKSDLPSGNSPLPLHPGHAFNPLFAVPFPQSPAPEILTLGEAAVAETMSKRKMRKEKVAALSFARNPTLEEEQGEEAMIATTKKERKRVEQILSSATSIAAETPIQEQEVKVTKKQKQRRNQEPSGKSPLPLDPGQSRCVQSQGAKAPPEQEGENDGCKGIKKSNGRKTRVRVLSKHELIQEARKQPQPLPEGFVPFSDFVASCTEQNPDHSSPYSAFFDQFRYNPVCKDRKPPLPRTPDRLARLPPRGHSSFGSSQLAANEASRASRPDTILASKTKQQDSGLGSQEKVSVEVKENPENKTREKKQRKLSGKSRLPFDSSRTCCVQLQGTKALPEQDQETDAPKVNNIEKRNSKKAHACAPSKCELFKEMTKEQTLTEGFLAPKDLVPNCTEQSPNYSSPSGASFDPFCYRSARQDLNPQPSRSTDHLSKLPPRHYPSFELPELTMSETSKAFKANNSVESKSKKKDAGSGTSGSQKKQNVKEKTTPEKKTRIRKPRPVFTAAEKRSDKYRRVPLDQLVSPPRSPHNLLQEKYASDPWKVMLICMFLNLTQGIQVKRILEGFFERYPDPWSAINADPDKMAEYLAPLGLQHVRTRNIKKLSKQYVGNEWTHITQLCGVGKYAADAYAIFCAGRAREVVPDDHKLVDYWNYVCFELPMTQMD